TAGCATGAGAAAGGAGGGGAACAGGCATGTCTTCGTTGTCTGCTAAACAGGTGCAAGGCTTTGTGACGCAAAATGCCATCTATATCGTTCTGGTTTTGTTGATAGCTGGAATTGCGATTTACGATCCCAATTTTCTTTCCATTACAACGCTTCGGGATATTTTGATGCAATCCTCCACCCGCGCCATTATTGCCTTGGGTGCTGCGTTTGTTCTTATTACAGGCGGAACGGATCTATCTGCGGGGCGAGTGGTCGGATTGACGGCTGTCATCTCCGCCTCGATGCTGCAAACTCAAGACTATCCGCGGAGGTTTTTCCCGGATTTACCCGATTTGCCGTTGCTTATCCCCATTCTCATTGCAATCGCTGCGGGCTTGCTGGTTGGCCTGATCAACGGCATCATTGTGTCTCGTTTTAGTGTTCCTCCTTTTATCGCCACGCTGGGCATGATGGTCATTGTATACGGGTTCAACTCCATCTATTTTGACAGGGAGCCCAATCAATCTCAGCCAATAGCTGGACTGCGGAGTGACTTCAATCAGCTTGGGACGGGGTACATTGGCCCGAGTGGCCCGTATTCGATCCCGTATATCGTCATCATTGCGATCGTGGTTGCGTTCATCGTCTGGGTGATTTTCAACAAAACACGGCTGGGTAAAAACATGTACGCCATCGGAGGCAACATGCAGGCCGCCACTGTTTCCGGGATCAACGTCGCTTTCAACCTCATGATGATCTATGCTATTGCAGGTGCCCTGTATGGACTCGGTGGTGTTTTGGAGGCAGCTCGGACAGGGGGGGCGACGAACAACTACGGTAACATGTACGAGCTGGACGCTATTGCCGCCTGTGTGGTAGGGGGAGTCTCCACGTCTGGGGGAATTGGTACCGTTCCAGGTGTGCTTGCGGGTGTCCTTATTTTTGGCGTCATCAACTACGGTCTTACGTTTATTGGAGTCAGCCCGTATTGGCAGCTCATTATCAAAGGACTCATCATTGTGGCAGCCGTTGCTTTTGACATTCGTAAATACTTGGCGAAAAAGTAAAACGAGACCCCGGATCAGCTGTCAACCAAGGCAGCTTTTTCTGGGGTCTCTGATTGTTTATTTTCGCAACGGTGTGATTTTCATATACGTAAATAATCGCCATACCCACTCAAGTGGCCCCATGCGGAAGACAGACAGCCAGAGTACGCTTACTACCATTTGCACCACGTAGATACCGAGGCAGATCAGTGTCGTTTGCAGATAGCCGAGATTGCCAAACCAATCGAACACATAGCCTCCCACAAGGATTAATACGGTTTGTCCGACGTAGTTTGTCAATGCCATGCGCCCATAGCTGGTCAGCGGAGAGAGGATGGTCTGGACGGTTTTATTTTGCAGCAGCCGAATCAGGGTCGTCGTGTAAAAGGCAGCCATGACAAGACCAGTGGAGGTCAAGGCAATCGTGTAGTTCATCAACTGCTGGAGGGTTTCTTCTGACACGGTATCGTCTACAACCAGATTCGCGCCACTCATTGCCAGATCAGCTGGAGTCAGTCGGTATTGGATAAACAAGCCGATTAACGAAAGGACGAAGGTCACGCCCTGCACTTTTTTAATCACGGGCAAAAATTTCGGGATATCTTGAAAGACCCCGTATTGCCCGACAGCGAGTCCCAAAATAAATAAGGGAAGCACCAAAAGCGCTTTAAAGCCAAGAGAGCAGACAAGGATAGACAGAATAAGGCCGATGATCAGATTGGTTCGCGCCTTCAATCGATAAAAGGGCAGTAAGATGAAGCCGAAAATAGCGTAGATGAAAAGTGCTTCACCAGGGTGAAACATTTTATGCACAAAGCCAAGAGCGAGTAGTGCAATCAGACGCCGAATGAACAAAACGGTGCTATTGGCCCCTTTTTCTTTTGCTCGACTGATGAAAATATAGAAGCCTACGCCAAACAAGAAGGAGAAGATCACGAAGAAGCGAGATTCCACAAAGAAATTGAAAAACTGGAACAGCCAGTGGTCTACACTTCCTATCTCAGGTGTTTGCGCATACAGTAATGCCACGATGTTGACGAGGAGAATGCCCATTAAGGCGAAGCCCCGTACAGTATCTAATGTATCAATTCGTTGGTTCAACGTAGGTGCGTTTTCTTTCAATCCCATCACTTCCTTCTCTTGTTGTTCGTCGCCCGATCGCGCACTTCTCCTATCCTAGCTCAACCGGGGATGGAGGGACATGGCATTTGCTTACGTCTCGCTTACAAAAGTGTAAGAAGTGAGGGGGGCTCCCGTATTCGACCGCAACTTCATCTCAAATTCCTGCGTCTATTGTAATAATCAGGAAGTTGGGGTGCGCAATGAAACCAATCGCACGGGGAAAGTGGCGTCTGGCAGCGGGCATGGCCTATTTTCGGTGGAAAAGGTATGTACAATGGACATTTGGTCGAACGAGGTTCGCTCATGAGAAAAGAAGCGAATGGTTGCGCTATGTCCATTATTCTCATCAAACGATTTTGTTACGCCCATTGCAGAACGTGGAAATGTGGATGCAGCATAACAAAGTGATCAATTTGCGGCTGGCCATTGCACGACTGGACGGATTGATCATCCATCCGGGGGAAACCTTTTCGTATTGGAAGCAGATTGGTAAGCCGACCCGAAGCAAAGGCTATGTAGAGGGGATGCTGCTCTCGCAGGGACGCGTCACGGCCGGAGTTGGTGGAGGGCTTTGTCAGCTCTCGAATCTGCTGTACTGGATGACCCTGCATACACCGTTGACAGTGACGGAACGACATCGTCATAGCTTCGATGTTTTTCCTGATTCGCATCGGACACAGCCGTTCGGGAGTGGAGCGACTTGTTTCTATAACTATCTGGATTTGCAAATCGCCAACCAGACGCAACAGC
The window above is part of the Brevibacillus brevis NBRC 100599 genome. Proteins encoded here:
- the mglC gene encoding galactose/methyl galactoside ABC transporter permease MglC, producing MSSLSAKQVQGFVTQNAIYIVLVLLIAGIAIYDPNFLSITTLRDILMQSSTRAIIALGAAFVLITGGTDLSAGRVVGLTAVISASMLQTQDYPRRFFPDLPDLPLLIPILIAIAAGLLVGLINGIIVSRFSVPPFIATLGMMVIVYGFNSIYFDREPNQSQPIAGLRSDFNQLGTGYIGPSGPYSIPYIVIIAIVVAFIVWVIFNKTRLGKNMYAIGGNMQAATVSGINVAFNLMMIYAIAGALYGLGGVLEAARTGGATNNYGNMYELDAIAACVVGGVSTSGGIGTVPGVLAGVLIFGVINYGLTFIGVSPYWQLIIKGLIIVAAVAFDIRKYLAKK
- a CDS encoding DUF418 domain-containing protein; translation: MGLKENAPTLNQRIDTLDTVRGFALMGILLVNIVALLYAQTPEIGSVDHWLFQFFNFFVESRFFVIFSFLFGVGFYIFISRAKEKGANSTVLFIRRLIALLALGFVHKMFHPGEALFIYAIFGFILLPFYRLKARTNLIIGLILSILVCSLGFKALLVLPLFILGLAVGQYGVFQDIPKFLPVIKKVQGVTFVLSLIGLFIQYRLTPADLAMSGANLVVDDTVSEETLQQLMNYTIALTSTGLVMAAFYTTTLIRLLQNKTVQTILSPLTSYGRMALTNYVGQTVLILVGGYVFDWFGNLGYLQTTLICLGIYVVQMVVSVLWLSVFRMGPLEWVWRLFTYMKITPLRK
- a CDS encoding VanW family protein, which codes for MKPIARGKWRLAAGMAYFRWKRYVQWTFGRTRFAHEKRSEWLRYVHYSHQTILLRPLQNVEMWMQHNKVINLRLAIARLDGLIIHPGETFSYWKQIGKPTRSKGYVEGMLLSQGRVTAGVGGGLCQLSNLLYWMTLHTPLTVTERHRHSFDVFPDSHRTQPFGSGATCFYNYLDLQIANQTQQPFQLHVYLTDTHLVGEWRSDMPPTRTYVIIEKEHEILPSIWGGYERKNELYRDVYTLEGERVEQEWLTENRAYLMYEPLLPKG